Proteins encoded in a region of the Candidatus Cloacimonadota bacterium genome:
- a CDS encoding UDP-N-acetylglucosamine--N-acetylmuramyl-(pentapeptide) pyrophosphoryl-undecaprenol N-acetylglucosamine transferase: MTDSINLNPTPRILIAAGGTGGHIIPALSIADELQKKNAKILFVGNRNSLEEELVQKSGI; the protein is encoded by the coding sequence ATGACAGATTCAATTAACTTGAATCCTACACCTCGAATTCTGATCGCAGCAGGTGGAACGGGCGGTCATATAATTCCTGCTCTATCGATTGCAGATGAATTGCAAAAAAAGAATGCTAAAATCCTTTTTGTAGGAAATAGAAACAGTTTGGAAGAGGAGCTTGTTCAAAAATCAGGAATT
- a CDS encoding cell division protein FtsW, whose product MKTKEYIVQQDYLILLAYFLLMMTGLFMQLNISSVRTSMSFFYKQAIWFSVSLLSVWFAYKVLSLEFLRKSIPYFMVVIIILLILVLKYGVVINGAKRFIVITIPLINLSINIQPSLYARIFLVIYTAHIIDKQQKLITYSDPKGFWKFFKPLIIVPLTIYFLILFERHFSPLIISGLTLLSLFFLAKIKMNTIFAIIAILLIGGILVIGLGPKFRGERIEIYKKYSLFCKALGLKSDYKGDNEYQVKESLISLGGGKIFGTTPGRGTGKHYFLPEAKTDYIYSIVGEEFGFLGSLFVMFLYIFLFARSLINSQKQESLFLKLLGFGLGMNIFYNAMVNIGVAMSALPSTGVTLPFISYGGTSLLVNSFAIGLLLNISAKRRMI is encoded by the coding sequence ATGAAAACTAAAGAATACATTGTTCAACAGGATTACCTGATCTTGCTTGCATACTTCCTTTTAATGATGACAGGTCTTTTTATGCAATTAAATATCAGTTCCGTAAGAACGAGTATGTCATTTTTTTACAAACAGGCAATCTGGTTTTCCGTGTCCTTACTTTCTGTCTGGTTTGCATATAAAGTTTTAAGTTTGGAATTCCTGCGTAAATCAATCCCATATTTTATGGTCGTAATCATTATTTTATTGATCTTGGTTTTAAAATATGGTGTTGTTATTAATGGTGCAAAGCGTTTTATCGTGATCACGATCCCGTTGATCAATCTGAGTATAAATATTCAACCAAGCCTCTATGCCAGGATATTTTTAGTAATTTATACTGCCCACATAATAGATAAACAACAGAAATTGATCACCTATTCCGATCCTAAAGGTTTTTGGAAATTTTTTAAACCTTTGATCATTGTTCCACTCACTATTTACTTTTTGATACTTTTTGAAAGACATTTCAGCCCTTTGATCATTTCCGGATTAACCCTGCTTTCATTATTTTTTTTAGCGAAGATAAAGATGAACACGATTTTCGCGATCATCGCTATTTTGCTGATTGGAGGAATTCTTGTGATAGGATTAGGTCCGAAATTCAGGGGAGAAAGGATAGAAATATACAAAAAGTATTCTCTTTTCTGTAAAGCATTGGGATTAAAAAGCGATTATAAAGGTGATAATGAATACCAGGTAAAAGAAAGTCTGATCTCACTTGGCGGAGGAAAAATTTTCGGAACAACTCCGGGTAGAGGAACCGGAAAACATTATTTTTTACCTGAAGCAAAAACTGACTATATTTATTCAATTGTGGGAGAAGAATTCGGTTTTCTCGGTTCGTTATTTGTGATGTTTCTATATATTTTTTTATTTGCCAGGTCATTAATAAATTCGCAGAAACAGGAATCCCTTTTCTTGAAATTATTAGGTTTTGGGCTCGGAATGAATATTTTCTATAATGCCATGGTCAATATCGGAGTTGCCATGTCTGCTTTGCCTTCGACCGGAGTAACTTTACCTTTTATAAGTTATGGAGGAACTTCACTCCTCGTGAATTCATTTGCGATCGGATTGCTTTTAAATATCAGTGCGAAACGAAGGATGATTTAA